A single genomic interval of Aegicerativicinus sediminis harbors:
- a CDS encoding carboxypeptidase-like regulatory domain-containing protein: protein MDIKSLNFNKLIKFKNFIILIVFTFFICQNSFGQGFVEISGEVTDASSGEELVFADVTVENTNIRTVTNAEGAYLIKIPNEFTSNNIVFSFLGYQERKISLEELRRLDGKVKLNILITELNEISLTIPKDAEALVRECLKRKGNYLDQNTLMTAFYRETIKKRRQNASLAEAVVEVYKEPYDTYRNDDVKLIKSRKSTNYSKLDTIALKLQGGPFNTIYSDLVKYPEFVFSKDYIDAYKFKFLPSTQINDRRVFVVEFNQKPEILTPLYYGKLYIDAQTYALTSAVYNLNVEDQELAANLFVQKKPRRVSVYPTEASYRVDYKTKDGKWYYGYSNILLTFKVDWKGKLFNSVYTLQSEMVITDWEENLGQKIDPKEKLRPSVILTDEASGFADPEFWGEYNIIEPEKSIEQAIRKINRQLRRG, encoded by the coding sequence ATGGATATTAAATCATTAAATTTCAATAAGTTAATAAAATTTAAAAATTTTATAATCTTAATTGTTTTTACATTTTTCATTTGCCAAAATTCTTTTGGACAAGGTTTTGTTGAAATTTCTGGTGAAGTTACCGATGCAAGTTCCGGGGAAGAATTGGTATTTGCGGATGTTACAGTTGAAAACACAAATATTAGAACTGTTACAAATGCGGAAGGAGCCTATTTAATTAAAATCCCAAATGAATTTACATCAAACAATATCGTATTTTCATTTCTTGGTTATCAAGAAAGAAAAATTAGTCTAGAAGAGCTACGACGGTTAGATGGAAAAGTAAAATTAAATATTCTTATTACTGAATTAAACGAAATAAGTTTAACCATACCAAAAGACGCCGAAGCCTTGGTAAGGGAATGCCTAAAACGTAAAGGGAATTACCTAGATCAAAATACCCTGATGACGGCTTTTTATAGGGAAACCATTAAGAAACGTCGTCAAAATGCATCACTGGCAGAAGCTGTGGTTGAGGTTTACAAAGAACCTTATGATACCTATAGAAATGATGATGTTAAATTAATAAAGTCTAGAAAGAGCACCAATTATTCAAAACTAGACACTATTGCCCTAAAACTTCAAGGAGGGCCTTTCAATACTATTTACTCAGATTTGGTTAAATATCCAGAATTTGTATTTAGTAAAGACTACATTGATGCATATAAATTCAAATTCCTACCGTCTACACAAATTAATGATCGCAGGGTTTTTGTGGTGGAATTTAATCAGAAACCGGAAATCCTTACGCCATTATACTATGGTAAATTATATATTGACGCACAAACCTATGCCTTAACAAGTGCTGTATATAATCTCAATGTGGAAGACCAGGAATTGGCGGCAAACCTATTCGTTCAGAAAAAACCAAGACGAGTAAGTGTATATCCTACTGAAGCCTCTTATAGGGTAGATTACAAAACCAAAGATGGCAAATGGTATTATGGTTATAGCAATATCCTGCTTACCTTTAAGGTGGACTGGAAAGGCAAATTGTTTAATAGTGTTTATACCCTTCAAAGTGAAATGGTCATAACTGATTGGGAAGAAAACCTAGGTCAAAAAATTGATCCGAAGGAAAAATTACGGCCTAGTGTAATTCTAACAGATGAAGCATCAGGGTTTGCAGATCCCGAGTTTTGGGGTGAATACAATATTATTGAACCTGAAAAATCTATAGAACAGGCAATTAGAAAAATAAATCGACAACTCCGCCGAGGATAA